One part of the Rutidosis leptorrhynchoides isolate AG116_Rl617_1_P2 chromosome 1, CSIRO_AGI_Rlap_v1, whole genome shotgun sequence genome encodes these proteins:
- the LOC139902712 gene encoding uncharacterized protein, which translates to MVVSLGPGKFYGSSLPRPRFYTDIKYNSNRVDPPVPVLDPLMSWAEEAHWSMGGLSFHRHRLQGRIEGNVDKLRNQIEKSIKQKETLSPKTKNKKLVSKLNMKSAERLGKRTRAVDHSPSAPPAPIAIKRKRRYVGLVDEDDESNEESVVLRKWPVRKLSDEFDLVATDRKGGEIETIASRTRDRKVGSEVSLVKGKKRLRKIGDVENDDVSPSRSSPRLTKRG; encoded by the coding sequence ATGGTGGTATCATTAGGTCCCGGAAAATTTTACGGCAGCAGTCTTCCGAGACCCCGATTCTACACCGACATCAAATACAATTCCAATCGGGTCGACCCGCCTGTTCCAGTACTTGATCCGTTAATGTCGTGGGCAGAAGAAGCTCATTGGTCGATGGGCGGTTTATCCTTTCATCGTCACCGTCTTCAAGGCCGTATCGAAGGAAACGTTGATAAGCTTCGAAACCAAATCGAGAAATCAATTAAACAAAaagaaaccctaagccctaaaactaaaaataaaaaacttGTTTCAAAATTGAACATGAAATCAGCTGAAAGATTGGGTAAAAGGACGAGAGCGGTGGATCATAGTCCGTCGGCGCCACCTGCACCGATTGCGATAAAGCGAAAAAGACGATATGTCGGTTTAGTTGATGAAGACGATGAAAGTAATGAGGAGAGTGTTGTTTTAAGGAAGTGGCCTGTAAGGAAGTTGTCAGATGAGTTTGATCTCGTTGCAACTGATAGGAAAGGGGGTGAAATTGAGACGATTGCGTCGAGGACTCGGGATCGAAAAGTTGGAAGTGAGGTGAGCCTTGTGAAGGGGAAGAAGAGGTTGAGGAAGATTGGTGATGTTGAAAATGATGACGTGTCGCCTTCTAGAAGCTCGCCGAGATTAACAAAGCGTGGTTAA